The following coding sequences are from one Streptomyces venezuelae window:
- a CDS encoding glutamate ABC transporter substrate-binding protein, which translates to MRTRRGTARLRGWGGVGAMGLACAVAGSLVLALPDRGDTGDDRVRRGGPGSTVAAPARADADDCNDRSLRPSSKDGPTIERIRNRDVKKLIVGVDQNSYRWGYRDPNKKGGELEGFDIDLAREIAEEIFGDRDAVVFRAIPTNERIPAIQSGQVDMVVRTMTVNCERLKDVDFSTGYFETGQQVLAPKKSDITGYDPSLTGKKICSASGSIAEDELKKKNYSADISTTVPNQLDCLVRLQLGEVDAVVTDSALAAGQAAQDPTVELKGEEPFTTEHYGVAMKKGSDDLVRRVNKVLDDYREDGGWQKSYDKWLKEGLGRSSGPPAPEYRD; encoded by the coding sequence ATGCGGACGCGACGCGGCACGGCCAGGCTGCGCGGCTGGGGCGGTGTGGGCGCGATGGGTCTCGCCTGCGCCGTCGCGGGATCGCTCGTCCTCGCCCTGCCGGACAGAGGTGACACGGGCGACGACCGCGTACGGCGGGGCGGGCCCGGCTCGACGGTGGCCGCGCCCGCCCGTGCGGACGCCGACGACTGCAACGACCGCAGTCTGCGCCCCTCGTCCAAGGACGGCCCGACGATCGAGAGGATCAGGAACCGGGACGTCAAGAAGCTGATCGTCGGCGTCGACCAGAACAGCTACCGCTGGGGCTACCGCGACCCGAACAAGAAGGGCGGCGAGCTGGAGGGCTTCGACATCGATCTCGCGCGCGAGATCGCCGAGGAGATCTTCGGCGACCGCGACGCCGTCGTCTTCCGCGCCATACCCACCAACGAACGCATCCCCGCGATCCAGAGCGGCCAGGTCGACATGGTCGTCCGCACGATGACCGTCAATTGCGAGCGCCTGAAGGACGTCGACTTCTCCACCGGGTACTTCGAGACGGGCCAGCAGGTCCTCGCCCCCAAGAAGTCCGACATCACGGGGTACGACCCGTCGCTCACCGGCAAGAAGATCTGCAGCGCGTCCGGCTCCATCGCCGAGGACGAGCTCAAGAAGAAGAACTACTCCGCCGACATCTCCACCACCGTCCCCAACCAACTCGACTGCCTGGTGCGGCTCCAGCTCGGCGAGGTGGACGCCGTGGTGACCGACAGCGCCCTCGCCGCCGGCCAGGCCGCGCAGGACCCGACGGTCGAGCTGAAGGGCGAGGAGCCGTTCACCACCGAGCACTACGGGGTGGCGATGAAGAAGGGCTCGGACGACCTGGTGCGCCGGGTCAACAAGGTCCTCGACGACTACCGCGAGGACGGCGGCTGGCAGAAGTCGTACGACAAGTGGCTGAAGGAAGGACTCGGCAGGTCCTCGGGCCCGCCGGCCCCGGAGTACCGGGACTGA